From the genome of Pelosinus fermentans DSM 17108:
TGCTTTTTATTATTTATATATTTGCAATAAAAAGTCCTGAACCCTCGAATTTTTCTAAGGTCCAGGATTTTTTTCGCCGTTATAAGTGATATGGTTCTGCGTAACATCCCTAACGGCGAATTTGAAGTGATTGTCATGTATAGAGCATCTCACCCCTGATGAGTGATATGCCGAATTCACTGATAAGCCGGAATAGCCTTCCACTGGATTGGAGAGAACTATGTATTATTCATTTAGTTGTATATGAATATATTTTTTGTTTAAGCTTTTCTGCTGTAGAAGGTGAGGCCGTATAAATCATTAATTTCAAATCAGGACAGTCTGATACCTGCAAATTCACATGATCAAACTCCAATTCTCCAATTCGGGGATCATTGCATAATTTGTGACAGTCCGTAACAGTTTTAACTTCATAGCGAGGCCACCATGAACTAAATAATTCACTTTCTTGCATGAATTTCTCAATCATTTTATTTAACCTCGCATCTTGAGGGTACCGGGCACAATCTGCCCTGAATCTAGCAATCATGATTTTAGCCCGTTCCTCCCAATCTGAGTCCATCTCTTTTCTGAATGGACCTATCAAAAAATGATGCACTAGGTTTGGTTTTGGATTTATGCCCGCAGAATATGGAGGGAATCGAAATACAAATTCTGCTGCCCGATTCCATAATAGTACATCCCAGTATTT
Proteins encoded in this window:
- a CDS encoding helix-turn-helix transcriptional regulator; amino-acid sequence: MKKIPVQQSLGEFLRATRERLTPEQVGLPSYGRRRTPGLRREEVAHLANVGVSWYTSIEQGKDVHPSHQVLESLATALRLSDDERRYLFLLSKSDEMEESEIYKAISKGLERTVFALESHPAYIIGKYWDVLLWNRAAEFVFRFPPYSAGINPKPNLVHHFLIGPFRKEMDSDWEERAKIMIARFRADCARYPQDARLNKMIEKFMQESELFSSWWPRYEVKTVTDCHKLCNDPRIGELEFDHVNLQVSDCPDLKLMIYTASPSTAEKLKQKIYSYTTK